GCTTCCATGCAACACTGAAGCAAAGCAACAATACATATTCAATAATCAGAAATTTAACTGAACTTGGCACTTCGGGTGAGCAGTAGATATTCAGTTCTTCAGCCACAAAGAACCCGATCAAACcgtaccgattgcataacttatatgctTACATATAAAAGCATACCTAACCAACATCAAACCCAAAATAATGTTAACTTATATGGTGAAACATATAACATCATACCTAACTTAAGATAACCAGCAACTTCCTCCTCCTTCAGCAACTGTGCCCATCTTCACTTCTTCAGAAATTTGAGGCGGCGTGAGCGGCGCACCACACACGGAGAAGCCTTCTTCTTGACCACCGTTGTGTTGGACAGCTACGCCACctgatcctgagccacctcctcttcttccaccttcaCTATGTCAGGGAGGGGGGGAAGGAGCTCGACGTCGATGGGCATTGTCTTGCCACCGTCGACGGCGACCGGCACTACCATCTTCATAGCGTTCTCCTCGCCCTCCTCATGGTCATCAGGGATGACCAGTACCTCCTCCACGTCGTCCTCCACGATGTCAGAGCCCAACGGCAGCACTGGCTTCGACACATGGCGGACCTGGTAGTCCGGGCTGACGGGCGCAGGGACAGCGAGCTCGACGTCGATGCGGTCCGCCCTTGACGCGACGCGTGCTGAATCTGGCCGCAGCGTCATGGTggtggagcggtacatccaccaccttGCGTGCTAAATATGGGAGTCGCTCAGCGTGGCCTCTCGCATTGCCCACACGAGTAGGACAGCCGGCGGGACGCTGCAGCCGTAGGGGAAGGCGCACTTCCTCTCGGCGTCGGTGAGGACTTTGACGAGGCCACGCGCGTGGTTGACCAACATCTCCGTGCTGGGGAACCAGCCGCACACCTCCGTTAACTGCGCGCGCCACCCCTCGTCATCGTCGACGAGGTCCATCATCGCTCTCTGACAGCCGAGGCTTCTCTCCATGGAGGCGGCTGCAGCGGTCGCCGGCGAGGGTATTCTCGATCTACTGTAGGTGGGGATAAGAGGGGAGTTCGAACCAGCGCCCGCGGGAGGTGGGtgagtgtgtggtggggggagagtGGTACAGTTACTTATTTAATGGCATTTAGGACGTGGGCAGGGGAAATGTACAATAATATTCTTTCTACCTCCCACCCCGGTCATTACACAGtaaagaatttttttgattttttttacagGGAAACATCTTACTTTATTTAAACAAAGACTGGGATCTCGTCTGCTAATACACTAAGGATACAATCAGGGGGCCAAAGCCTGCAAACCAAAGAAACACAAGCGCCTACAGCTACCTTAGCCAAAGTATGAGCCGGCCGATTAACACAGTAAATAATTGAAGCAAGTGTTCTACTCTTGTTCCTTCTCCACTTTTCTGCACCTGATAGAAGACAAGCTAAGTTAATGAATGATACAAACTTTAATAATCCACAATGCATACAAACACTTACTTCtgatttagtttgcatttcttgctacGTCTAGTGTGTCCTACCAATTTGCAAGCGCCGCACCGGGTTTTCTACTCATCAACCGAGAGTGGTCTACCATTTTTCGAGACAGGGCAGCTCTCATCTGCCTTTGTTGCACCTTTGCTTGACACTTTCATAGGATCTTTAACCTCAATcatgttgccttcaccatcgtcCACATATTCAACATCACACTTACTGATGTCATTTGTTTGCTTCAATAAATTTTCCTGTAGCAGATCATACTCATGACTCTTAGCTATCACAGCCTTCAAACTctcctgtaactgatcccacaaagcagggtgtttgcatgccgcatgcatagcttcagacgctaacacactgacctggctatatttcattctttccccGGCCCCAGTCCAACCAAATCCCAACAAATCACTTGTGCGCCTcgcgggcagtcccaaccttgcttctttcgtgaaccgaataagaactaaacactttggtatttcagatatgttcaagtgcttcagtacatggaatatgtgcttgcaaggtagaccctttcgaatcattcttctgcagctgcaccttatagtttctgcggaatttactagtgtatactccacccaaaaacggcgcttccggttattcttccaggccacgatgtactgctgtgatccgtctcccagcttaatttctacaatctccatgccgtcaatttttctaagatcatgctgcaacatatagaagtttgctggagtgaagacgtgagaagcaactatctcaagttccctcgagctagtaactggcaccggtaaactctgtgaggccgtgcaGTCATCTCGCGCCTCGTTTTCACGGATACGCACAATGGCGTTCTCATAGTGCAAAATTatatccaccagggtcatttcaccgtctaggtggaggtgaaggcatgagttcaggctttcactccgctggttgcttttcatgccaagccaaaaccccTCTGTCAGATATGCCGTggcccacagtctcctcttcttatacatccgcCTCAACCATGTTACAGTTTTTTTCAACTGCCATTTTTTGGAAAAtgcgtgccatctctcctcaaacattgccgtggacgtgctgtagtacagaagagttcagaactccttcaaggacttgtgactgaggtgaatcttcatatttttctctatgtgccacgtacatatacagtgccacacgtctggcaagacatcgtgaattgccttgatcatcgcagcgtcggcATCTGTGATAACACTCCtaggcatcttttgacacatggacctcaaaaaagtctgCAGAAGCCACATGTATGTCTCCTCGGTctcgtccgaaactatggcacaaccaaaaacagtggtcttccggtgattgttaagaccaacaaaaggtatgaatggcataccatagcggttcatcttgtacgtgctATCAAATACAAGCACATCGCCGAAGCcctcatagtcatgacgagactgggagtcgcaccagaacatcctattcaaatgtccttccttatctagcctgtactcgaaaaagaagctaggatccctctgtttcctactggccatgatgcctatggctgtggcagcatcaccttttgaaagcagcttcctcttctccttggcgcaaaggttgtatatttcacgcctggtaaaaccaacaccgccgTACCATACATGCTTGCTGATGAAGcaatccatcatgtcgtgaattctaatccctgcagctcccatggacattatctcatgcttctggtactctttgatttttctgtgggaccaaagaaaaggtacctcgtccggtcctgccaacatatggctatgcttgtcctcaaaactttcaacataccaaaccccactcttttggtcaagcttgatggtcaggtgcgcttcgcaaaagcagcgtgtcttggctctgagcctacggctgtgtccttcctcggttagcaacttgctgtcacgtttcccttgtcttgaacaaacaaaccgcctataacgcatatgacgtgactctgttttgctatacctgaccttattctttctaatgctgaaaccattatctctagcatagctgttgtagaaatcatacgcagcaTCGTGAGACGTAAAGGTCATTtccattatctgcatgaacatatccctcttatcatctgcactggcagtatcttggacattctttgCACCAGCATCTTgtgtcacctacacaatcaaatCACAGCCATGAAAACAGATTTCTATGGTTTAACATTACTTACTtccatagaacattgattacacacatacctcactcatgatgaccgacgacTCGGACTCCCCAGAACCAGGTGCATCTAATGATTCATCGTTAAGGCCTATCTCCgcgtcggattcaccgtaatagtcgtacgcattatgacattcagaaatgaactgaaaaatacaacacaaatacataattacttatcatataatattccagaagaaattcaatttgcatgccaacaaattttttcacttacgtacctgactaatgtaatcttcattcgagagctccgagttgttttcctgatcatcatcaagctcatcgatctataaattttcaacacaaagatttaatgttgtcggatgccaccaaaaaattacaacatgacaatgccactcacattaagatcgtcccattcgttcccattctctgaccgatcttcacgatctgaattttcatcatctgaccaatcttctatccaatctttcatcagttctccaaactccatgtctaccatgatatcagttaactcctcgtccgccatttcctacaaccaatattatgtatcatcacatgtgcaaacattatcaatgatgAAATATAAAACACATAGCACACGATCATGGATGTTATGTAAACAACCGCAACCGAGGCCGTTCAGATCTGCCAAACTTATCAAGGAAGATGGCCACGGCACCCGTCGTGATCACTTTCAATCGCGAGGAACTGCACGATCTCAAAACCTAGCTAGATCTGTGATTACCTCTGCCGCCGGATACCTAGGTTAGCCACCACATCAAATAACGATACTGGTGGTGCGCACAGCCGACGGCAACCGATGCTACGTGAACCCAGATCACGAGGAGCAGCACTACCGGAACAAGATGCACGATCGCATGCGCCGCCGGGTAGCTAGGTTACCCGCTCCGCTAGGTTAACCACTGCCACTGGCGCGGCGGCAGTTCGTTCGATGTTGCCGCGAGCGAGACTAGAGGGGGGCGCGGGATGCGGTACCTGTGCACGATTGTTGGAGATTCACGACGTTGTCGCGCCCGCTGTccgacgagatcgccggcgacgagaTAGCCGCCGGTGGATATCTACTACGTGACTTATGGAGCTGCGTCAATGCTCGCGAGATTGATGGAGCTGCTCGTGTGAATGATTGGATTCGGCAGGTCTTACGTGGACGTGGGGTCATGTGATGTTTTTTTTTCGGACCAGGGTACAGTACGTATACGGTCTGGATTATACAGGGCTAGACAAGGCTTTTTTTGCATGGAACTTGTGAGAGCTTTATTCAACAAAAGCATTCGCTGAACAGTCCGCTAATAGGCTACTGATCAGGAAGCTAGGAGTAGAGTCTATCCAGCTCTCAGTCACTGTAAGCGTCAAACCACGCTTAGCACAGAGATGTGCAGGACCGTTTGCTGTTCTTATTACATGTtgaatagaaaaagaaataaaactaggaGCTAGATCTCCAATTTCTAACAGGATAGGTGCTATCACCGAGCGACCGGTATAGCGAGAATTCCAGAGGTTAACTGCCTCTAGACAGTCGGTCTCCATGATCACATGCGTGTAGCCTCGAAGTGTAGCAAATATCACTCCTTCCTTCAGCGCAAGAGCCTCCGCAATTAGAGGGTCTGTGACACCTGGAACTGGCTTACACCATGCACCCTTGAAGCCCGATGAAGAACGAGCAACACCTCCCAGCCCTGCATTCCCATCATCAAGATGGACTGCTGCATCTGTATTTATCTTTATATGCATGTCGTCGGGGGGCTTCCAGCCATAGCCTGGCAACGTAGAAGTGAGCTGCCGAGGAAGCTCGAGAATGGCTAAGTCCTCGCGGATCCTCCTGACAGAAGCTGCAGGATCCCATCCGTCCCGATCATGTGTGAGACGGTTGCGTGACATCCATATAGCCCACATAACAGTCACGAAGATCGCCCTCTCTCTGTCCGAGAATCGAGAGTCACAGACAATGTCTCTAGTCCACGTTTGCGGGTGGAGACGCGGTAGATGAACATCAAACAGCAGTCGTGCCTCCTCCCAGAACCTACGTGCATGCGAGCAATGCAATAGTGCATGCTCCATATCCTCGTCCATAGCAAGACATATCTTGCATGTGCTGATAGTTCTCATGTGGCGAAACTTGAGGGTGCACTCATCTGGCAGGATGCCCCTCAGTACACGCCACCAGAGAACCCTGACCTTAGGAACAACTTTGAGTTTCCAAACTGCATTCCACACCTGTTGTTGATCACCTGAAGTGCCGGTAGCATGCCCCTCATCTAGAGCCAATCGCTCTTTGTGATTCACTAGAGCTCGGTACGCCGATTTAACAGAGTAAATGCCTGAATTCTCATGTGCCCATGCAATGAAGTCGTCGCCACCCCCACGCCGCAGCGGGATGTTTAAGAGAGCTGTTGCGTCTGGTGCGATAAAAGTATCTCTAACCAGCTCCCGTCGCCACGTCAATGTGCGTGTATCAATCAAGTCACTGACCATGTGAACAGCCGTGTTGGCTGGTCGTAGCATTGGAGTCATAGTAAGAGTGGACGGAATCCACTTATCTTCCCAGACCGATATGGAAGTTCCTGCACCGACTCGCTTCAGTAGCCCCAATTGCAACGCTTCACGCCCTGCAATGATCGCCCTCCAAATAGCAGACGAGGACTTGGGTGCCGAAGCTTGTAAATATTCTGAGTCGGGGAAGTATCTGCCCTTCATAACCCTAGCACACAGGGATTCTGGATTCATCAAGAAGCGCCACCCATGCTTCCCTAGCAGTGCAAGGTTAAATAACCGGAACTCTCGAAAGCCCATTCCACCTTTGCATTTAGGTGTAGCCAGCTTGTCCCATGCAATCCAGTGGAGGGATTTCCGATCAATGGAGCTCCCGCACCAAAACTTTGCCATATTTGAAGTTAAACCCTTGCACACCTTCTTTGTTAAGAGGAAACAACTCATGCTGAACGTCGGAATCGCTTGCACAATAGTTTTCAGTAAAGTCTCTCTTCCTGCACATGCGAACAGTCGTTCCGCCCAGCCTTGCATACTGCCTCGAGCCCGATCGCCTATATATTCAAAAGTTCCACTGTCTATCTTTCCCACAGCAGTCGGTAAGCCGAGGTAGCGTTCAGAAAAAGCTTCAACTTGCACCCCAAGGAGTTGCTTCAGAACCTGCCTGACATCTGCAGGTGTATTAGGACTGAAAAAGATGGAGCTCTTGCTCCTGTTTACACTTTGGCCGGTAGCATCACTATAAATTTGTAAAATCTCATTCAGCCTAACTGCACTTTCCTCATTCGCCTTGATGAAGATGAGACTATCATCTGCGAACAAAAGATGACTCACCCAAGGTGCTCTGAAGCTCACTCTAATACCTCTATCAATGAAGGTACCGTAGGACTTCAAGAGCGCCGTGAGGCCTTCAGCACATAACAGGAACAAGTAAGGGGATACCGGGCATCCCTGCCGAAGACCTCTGGAAGGGTTGAAATAAGGCTGTAGTTCTCCATTAACACGTACAGAAAACCGCACCGATGTGACACACTTCATGATTAGTCTTACCAGATTAGCATCAAAACCCAACTTCAAGAGCATTGCTTGCAAGAAATGCCACTCTACTCTGTCGTAAGCCTTCATCATGTCAAGCTTAACTGCACAAGTGTAATTCTTTCCTTTCTTCCGTCTCCTCATAGTGTGAACACTTTCAAATGCCACCACCACATTGTCAGTGATCAACCGACCTGGGACGAAAGCACTCTGTTCCTCACTAATTATATCATCCAAACACATGCGTAATCTGTTGGCAATAACCTTGACTGCCAGCTTGTAAAGCATGGGACAAAGTGATATAGGACGATACTGTGAGATGTTCTGGGGGTGGCGTACCTTAgggatcaacgtgatcgacgtgtCATTGAGCCCCATCGGAAGTTCGCCTCCATTGAGAAAAGCCAACACCGCTTGGGTTACATCATCTTTGAGCAACTGCCAATGGCGCTGGAAAAAGCCTGCCGTGAAACCATCCACACCCGGCGCCTTGGACGGCGCCATTTGAAATAAAGCTCTGTGAACTTCTTGAGGTTCGTACGGTTTACACAGGAGCTCATTCATCTCCGGTGTGACCCGGTTTGGAACATGCGCTAATAACACTTCAGTGTCACCCACACCTTGCGTTGCATACAGCGACTGATAGAAGGCCTGAATCTCTGCCTTGTCTTCCTCTTCATTAGCACAAGTAGAACCATCCGCCCTTCTCAGGCCAACTATCCGGTTAATCCGTTTCCTCTGCCTTGCTTGTGCTTGAAAATAAGCCGTGTTTCGATCGCCATCACGTAACCACGGAACTCGGGATCGTTGCCTCAACCAGGTTTCTTCGAGCCTGCATGGCTTCTCTCAATTGCTTCATTATGCTTCTCTCTTCATCTGATGGACCTCGTCCCACTGATTGATGACGCAGCTTATCTAGGCGTCGCTGAAGATTGCGAACCGTTCTTGTTAAGCTGCCAAACTCTCTGGCTCCACAGGGCTCAAGCTGGCGCTGTAAAGCTCCCAGCGAATTCAAGATGCCCTGCAGTCCAGAACCTCGGTGCTGCTCCCGCCATGTGTGTGCGATGGCTAGACAAGGCTTGGATCTGGGCTGCGGCAAGCcaggaaaaaaaaaacaaattcgcGGGGACAAAAATACTCCTTCAAAATTAGGTTAGGGGGAGCACTGGAGCAGGGCTCGTGAGGAAGGCGGTGTACGCCAACCGCGGCATCGGCGCCGGGCTCATCGGCCTcttcttccacgactgcttcgtcagGGTATGTAAACATGCAAAACTGTCGCTACGTACGCACTCTTATATACATATAACAATGTACTTCGTCAGGGTATGTAAACATGCAAAACTGTCGCTACGTACGCACTCTTATATACATATAACTATGTGATTGTGATGTCACCGGACGTGACGAGCATAGTTCTTTTGTTGTGCAGGGGTGCGACGCATCGGTCCTCCTCGACACGACGCCGGCCAACGCTCAGCCAGAGAAGCTCGGCATCCCCAACTTCCCGAGCCTGCGCGGCTTCGAGGTGATCGACGCGGCAAAGGCGGCGCTCGAGGAGGCCTGCCCCGGAGTCGTCTCGTGTGCGGACATCGTCGCTTTCGCTGGCTGCGACGCCACTTTCTTCCTCAGCAACGGGAAGGCGTACTTCGACATGCCAGCCGGCCGCTACGACGGGAACGTGTCCCTCGCCAGCGAGACCCTCTCCAACCTGCCTCCGCCCTTCGCCACCCTCCAGATGCTCAAGGACATGTTCGCCTCCAAAGGGCTCACCGTCGACGAGATGGTCACCCTCTCCGGCGCACACAGCGTCGGGATCTCCCACTGCTCGTCCTTCTCGGACCGCCTCCCGCCCAACCCCTCGGACCCCTCGGCCATGGACGCCACGCTCGCTGCATCTGTGCAGGTAAAATGCAACCGCACTGGTGACCCCGTGGTGGTGCAGGACTTGAGGACCCCTGGGGACCTAGACAACCAGTATTACAGGAACGTGCTCGATAAAAAAGAATTGTTCAAGTCGGACGCCGCACTCCGTTCGTCGGAGACTGGGGCACAAGTGCTCCTCAACGCCTGGATCCCTGGGCGGTGGGAGCAAAAGTTCAAGGCGGCCATGGTGAGGATGGGCAGTATCGAAGTCAAGACCAGGGCCAACGGGGAGATCAGAAAGCAGTGCCGGTTTGTGAACTAGGAACTAGCTAAGTGGTGGATGAAAATATCACAAGAATTGACGCATATCTTATCTCGATTCTCCACGCTGGAGACTCATGAGAATATGCTAATGGGCATATCTTATCTTGATTCTCCACGCTGGAGACTCATGAGAATATGCTAATGGTTTCTGTATGTGCCATTTTCGAGTTATCGTTGCTGTTTAATTTCAGATACGGTTATTTTTAGCAAAAATAACTATGACTATTTTTGCATTACATGTACCGACATTTTCTGTGCACTTGATTAATTAAAGAGATTATAATTACATTGTCTTTTGTTTTATAGGCACTTACTTTACCCAATTTATTTTCGTTCATTCTTGTTGTAACGTTTTTATTGGTATTATTGgtgtattttatttattttttgacaaTCTTATTGGTATACTTTATTACACTACTAAAATCAAGACTTTTACCTAAAGCCGTGATCTTTACGTACAATGATCTCCTCAAGGGGGAAAAAAGCCATGCACGGAACAATCCAAGGAAAGGTAAATTTTATGTGAAGAAAAGAAGGAAATGATCACAAGACCCGGAAATTTGCAGGAGCACGCACCTGCCAAGCCCTGTCGGGCTGCTCGATTGCCTCGCGATTCGCGGAGTAGTTGAACCCCGCACAAGGGCATAATACATTTTTAGTTTCAGTCGTTGAAACTTACGATTTTGAATCAGAAACTTGTGATTCTCTTGCTTGTTCTTACCAAGTTTTGGagataaaattttaatatattttttattacAGTTGTAGGcataaaatcatgattttatcggtCTCTCTTACTAAGTTTCAAGAGCTGAAATTTAACATTAATATTGAAAATTCATCAAAATGTATTCAGGATCTTATTTGAAAGGCCTCGTCATGAGAAACATGAATATAAAAACAGAATTAATTTTGACTTATCGTTGGAAAGATATAAATTTTTGAAAACTGGAAGCCAAAAATAAATCACACGGGGAGACTAGGTGCCGTGAGACCTGCATGCCACAGATCCTCATCCGCCCAAGAACCATCACTTGTGAGAACACCACAAGTAAATGCTCTCGACGCATGTTTGATTGTCGGCGTGCTCTACATTTCGGTGGCCTGCGCCATATTTCAGAATTGGACCAGCAGTGAGGAGTAAAGCGGGCCATATGGGCCGCGCTTTTAAGGCCGTCCCACGGGCATAGGTTTTTAGCCCGGCACGACAAGCAAATAAAAGGGCCAGGCCGGCCTTCGCCACCCATGGAAGAAGGTTGGTCATCAAAGCCAAACCTTAAGGTCGGCCCGACATGGCCCATTATTCACAGGCCGCCATGGCACGTGACCTAAGTCAGCCCTTTTAGCGCTGTTTAGAGTTATTTTGGTCTTTTAGCGCTCTTTTGGCATTTTTAGGGTTATTATTCTGGGCATTTTAGTGCTTTTTGTACTTtttttacctaatattaaaggacggaAGATTTCATAGTTCTTCATCCATCACCTTTATATCCGTTAATTTTAAAAATTGACGGTTGAGATTTAAAGTATGTCTAGAGTTGATGAAAATTACCCACCAATACCATCCGTAAGTGAGAACAAAAACGATTGGTTTTTTTACTCGCCCGTCGTAGTTCTCTCGCTTGCCCAGACCAATTTTTCTCTTAGAAAACAGAACAATTCGTCATCACGTCAAAAAGAATGAGAACAATTTGTCAAAAAAAGAGAACAATATGTCACTGGGTAATAATCTCAGCGAGAGAAAAACAAAGGATCCCCAAAATCGCTGGCTGCTCAACTCCGTGCGGTCGCTCCGCCCGCCTTCAATGGAAATCAAATCGATGCCGGCGACCACACCGACCGCCACCCTCTCCTTTTCTAGACCTGACCCAAAGCCCCTGCCGCCTCACCTCTCGCATGTCGCTATGGCTAACACAGTCTTGCCCTAGGCGGCTCCATGGGCACTGGGATCTCAGGGACGTGATCGACGGCGTCGCGTTTCTGCACTTGTGCCGACATTAGTGGCGATAGAGCAGACAAATTACACAGGCAGGTCTACATGACGCCACAAACCCACCGGCAAGGATTAGTTCAAGCCGCCTTCAGGCATTGCCGATTGCTACGATTAGGAGGAACACTAGCACCACGAATCCACGATGACTGGGATAGTGAGGTTTGGGACTTGGAGTGGATCAggtggagacggcggcgccggcggtggcccGGACAATGGGGTTCgggagtttggagaggatcatgggGAGATGACGGATGTGGTGGGCGCCGTGGTGCTCAGCATGCTGCCGACCTCGATTGCACCGCCTCGACACCCACCTGCGCATTTGCCGTTCTGCTCGCGACGCATCCCTTCCCAGCCGCCACCCCTCTGCCTTCCAAGCAACGAACGGGCTTGCCGAGGAGAAGAGTTCCATGCGTGTGGGGGGCCAGCTGCTCCCCCATCTTCAGACCTGAcctgtgtgcatgtgtgtgtgctgcGGGTGTTGCTGCACTACATGTCTACAGCTGCAAGTATGCCCCACCACGTGATGAGATCCCAGTTGCTGTTCGCCCTAATCGTCTTTGGCAGTGCCATGTGCGGACTGTTGCTTTCCCTTGGAGGTTCAGGACATGTGTACTGTGCTGGTGATTTGCTAACCGATGCATATGAAGAACTCGATCCACTCATCTGGTCCAACTTCCATCGATGGAATTCTCCATCCACATCTCTTTGTGGTGAAATCAATTTCTCATTTTTTAAGGTTGTGTTCACATTCCATTGGGTACTGAATAAGTTAATTCCATCTGTATTGCTAGATAACTTAATTAGGAGGGAAAGTAATTATGCAACTTGAACTTTTGTTATGAACCCTTACAGATTGAATGTTCTTTGGTGATGTCCAATATGTTTGAAACCAAGTTAATCCTTTGATCTGGTCCTCTCGGGTGTGGGCTACATATTAGCAGTACTATAAGCATCCAAAAAGATGTACTGACTTGATGCAAATACTTATCTGTAACCCCGAGCATGATACAAATGTAGTGCAAGTGTTGTGTAGTGAACTAAATTTGAAAGAAAAAAGTACAGAGAATTTTTGGCGAATTCCAGGTACACAGATGGTACAAAGATTTTGTGATGAATCCATTTTGGAAAAAGTTTGCTTCATTGTCTCCGACTCCATTGATCCGAGACCATTTGCTTCTTCTCCCTTCTTGATGCACTCACCCCTCTTTTGGTTTACTGATTCATTTTTCCCTAATTTGGATTTAAATGCTAATGGAGTGTTTACCTCCGATAGTGTTGATTTCGCACAGATTGTTGCATCCAACATGCAACACATACCAATCATTTGATATTTGAGGGGCCGTAGGCGCTTCGAGGAAGCATGGCACTAGCAGTTAAAAGGAATCCAGTATAGTTTACTAACACTGTTCAATTGGTTATAACGTCCATATATGATTGACTGATCAATAATGACAATATATCTTGCTATTAGAAATGCAGCTAAGCAAGGCTAGCGGTACTGTAGATAAGCAAGGGTAGCAGTACTGCACATAAACAAACGTAGTATAATAGTTTGAAGATCCTGATCCTACAACATCAAAGTATATTCTGATTTTTGTAACCTGCAAAAGAGTATATACAGGAAAGTATGCTTTTTGTGAATCCTTTTGTTCTCGCTTCACTTATGGTACTGTATCAGGTTGTTCATGTTCAGATTCTTCAGGGTTTTGTTCACATGAAAGGAACTTCTTCAAATCATTTTGTCAAATTGGCATGGATATGAATTCTCAAACACTAACATCAATGTTTCATTTCTGTTGTTAAATAATTCCTTTTACTGTCAGCaagctagacctgatgctaaggaTCTTATAAAGTTCTAACCAAAGATGACAACATggacacaatcatattttaaaGTGTTTTTCTTGGACACGCGTCAGCAAGCTGTGTGTTGCTTTGTACTAGAAGAATGGTGAAAAGGTGAGAAATTAATAGTACAAACGAACGGGGACAGATAATCATGCTTTTTCATGTTTCACATTAATGCCTTTGCACGTCCTGGTGCTGCCATCTACTTGAACCATATCAAAAACCGGTGTGTCAAGCATACTGTCAGATATAAGCTTCTATTTTTTCCGAATGATTTTGTAAAGGTGAGATTTTGAAACCATGTGTCTCCATTATGTTTGTTGTTATCGAACTCAGGATATGGCATGCAACAGTGCCATCAAGTTATGTTCAAGGTGAGAGTTTCATGTACGTAGTACTGGCTGATTCTCACAAAAAAATTGTTATGCATCTTGACAGTTGAAAATTCATATGCGAACACAACAAAATGTAGCTTCCAGGCAA
The window above is part of the Triticum aestivum cultivar Chinese Spring chromosome 2A, IWGSC CS RefSeq v2.1, whole genome shotgun sequence genome. Proteins encoded here:
- the LOC123184912 gene encoding peroxidase 2, which produces MAKLAALAMVALLGYVARTCHASGYGGYPSPGTPSSYPPAALALAIGHYYKTCYKAEEIVRDSVRKRLVRKAVYANRGIGAGLIGLFFHDCFVRGCDASVLLDTTPANAQPEKLGIPNFPSLRGFEVIDAAKAALEEACPGVVSCADIVAFAGCDATFFLSNGKAYFDMPAGRYDGNVSLASETLSNLPPPFATLQMLKDMFASKGLTVDEMVTLSGAHSVGISHCSSFSDRLPPNPSDPSAMDATLAASVQVKCNRTGDPVVVQDLRTPGDLDNQYYRNVLDKKELFKSDAALRSSETGAQVLLNAWIPGRWEQKFKAAMVRMGSIEVKTRANGEIRKQCRFVN